A window of Longispora fulva contains these coding sequences:
- a CDS encoding lytic polysaccharide monooxygenase, which yields MRRRHAITLSLAAALVAATLLPGGVAEAHGTMSDPASRVYTCKNEGPENPTSAACKAAVAAGGTQAFYDWNEVSLIDAGGRHRELIPDGKLCSAGREKYRGLDLARDDWPAKQISAGNLTVTYHATAPHAGSNFEFYITRDGWNPTMPLKWSDLVLLKTFTNVNPTTFTSWTLPIPPRTGRALIYSIWQRVQYSNEAFYTCSDVDFGGGGPSPSPSPSPTASPKPTPTPTPSASPSPSPTASPTAQPGGTWKAGTAYKTGDRVTYNGVSYTCRQPHTAIVGWEPPNVPALWLAV from the coding sequence ATGAGACGACGACACGCGATCACCCTGTCCCTCGCCGCCGCGCTGGTGGCCGCCACGCTGCTGCCCGGCGGCGTCGCGGAGGCGCACGGCACGATGTCCGACCCGGCCAGCCGGGTGTACACCTGCAAGAACGAGGGTCCCGAGAACCCGACCTCCGCGGCGTGCAAGGCCGCCGTCGCCGCCGGCGGCACCCAGGCGTTCTACGACTGGAACGAGGTGTCCCTGATCGATGCCGGCGGCCGGCACCGCGAGCTGATCCCGGACGGCAAACTGTGCAGCGCCGGTCGGGAGAAGTACCGCGGACTCGACCTGGCCCGCGACGACTGGCCGGCCAAGCAGATCTCGGCCGGCAACCTGACGGTCACCTACCACGCGACCGCACCGCATGCCGGCAGCAACTTCGAGTTCTACATCACCCGGGACGGCTGGAACCCGACCATGCCGCTGAAGTGGTCGGACCTGGTGCTGCTCAAGACGTTCACCAACGTCAACCCGACGACGTTCACGAGCTGGACCCTGCCGATCCCGCCGCGCACCGGGCGGGCGCTGATCTACTCGATCTGGCAGCGGGTCCAGTACAGCAACGAGGCGTTCTACACCTGCTCCGACGTGGACTTCGGCGGCGGTGGGCCCAGCCCGTCACCCTCGCCGTCGCCCACCGCCTCGCCGAAGCCCACGCCCACGCCCACGCCGTCGGCGTCGCCGAGCCCTTCGCCGACCGCGTCGCCGACCGCCCAGCCAGGTGGGACGTGGAAGGCCGGGACGGCGTACAAGACCGGCGACCGGGTCACCTACAACGGCGTGAGCTACACCTGCCGGCAGCCGCACACCGCGATCGTCGGCTGGGAACCGCCGAACGTGCCGGCCCTGTGGCTGGCCGTCTGA
- a CDS encoding alpha/beta fold hydrolase encodes MAHRHLGTAVGAVLATDALFHVYWTTGATWPAPDPRTLSYAVLGAVDVPFTPRTLLPLIAVLALAAGCVFARSRDRGGPVTRWGTLLVATGLLVRGALGLAWSLGLGVGAPFYGINLFLYTPLCLAAGLAAFAVAGVPRWAAAVPAVPLLLVAALLWGAYGWAPAEHREYRAPAGSQFVDTPLARFHYERAGSGPAVVLLSPGAAWTYAWRPQLEALRAGHTVYVVDLPGQGFTELRDRGLTWDLDGMTRAVGSFLDAVGLDRVALVGNSWSGGWALRYAQLHPDRVGSLVLLAPSGLADKDPRTWELMKYPVLGELLTNAGAADRETTAPGVRALFAHPELATDEVVDAMWAPNTFADNRAATYRLERGLDWRVTQDAMPGTSTPTLVLWGDRDTVLPVGRAARFGALLPHAEVHVLDACGHALTLDCAGRVSALMADFLRDH; translated from the coding sequence GTGGCACACAGACATCTCGGCACCGCCGTCGGCGCCGTCCTGGCGACCGACGCCCTCTTCCACGTGTACTGGACCACCGGCGCCACCTGGCCGGCCCCCGACCCCCGCACCCTGTCCTACGCCGTCCTCGGCGCCGTCGACGTGCCGTTCACGCCACGGACACTGCTGCCGTTGATCGCCGTCCTGGCGCTCGCCGCCGGCTGCGTGTTCGCGCGGTCCCGCGACCGGGGCGGGCCGGTCACCCGGTGGGGCACCCTGCTGGTCGCCACCGGGCTGCTGGTCCGGGGCGCGCTCGGCCTGGCGTGGTCCCTCGGATTGGGCGTCGGGGCACCGTTCTACGGGATCAACCTGTTCCTCTACACGCCACTGTGCCTGGCCGCCGGCCTCGCGGCGTTCGCCGTCGCCGGGGTGCCCCGCTGGGCGGCCGCCGTCCCCGCCGTCCCGCTGCTGCTCGTCGCGGCGCTGCTGTGGGGCGCGTACGGCTGGGCCCCGGCCGAGCACCGGGAATACCGCGCCCCGGCCGGGTCGCAGTTCGTGGACACCCCGCTCGCCCGCTTCCACTACGAGCGCGCGGGCTCCGGCCCGGCCGTCGTGCTGCTGTCCCCGGGCGCGGCCTGGACGTACGCCTGGCGTCCGCAGCTCGAGGCCCTGCGCGCCGGGCACACCGTCTACGTGGTCGACCTGCCCGGGCAGGGCTTCACGGAACTGCGCGACCGGGGCCTGACCTGGGACCTCGACGGCATGACCCGCGCGGTCGGCTCCTTCCTCGACGCCGTGGGCCTGGACCGGGTAGCGCTCGTCGGCAATTCCTGGAGCGGCGGCTGGGCCCTGCGCTACGCCCAGCTGCACCCCGACCGGGTCGGGTCCCTGGTGCTGCTCGCGCCGTCCGGGCTGGCGGACAAGGACCCGCGGACCTGGGAGCTGATGAAGTACCCGGTGCTCGGCGAACTCCTGACCAACGCCGGCGCCGCCGACCGGGAAACCACCGCCCCGGGGGTCCGGGCGCTGTTCGCCCACCCGGAACTGGCCACCGACGAGGTGGTCGACGCGATGTGGGCCCCGAACACGTTCGCCGACAACCGCGCCGCGACGTACCGGCTGGAACGCGGCCTGGACTGGCGGGTCACCCAGGACGCCATGCCCGGCACCAGCACGCCCACGCTCGTCCTGTGGGGGGACCGCGACACCGTGCTGCCCGTCGGGCGGGCCGCCCGGTTCGGCGCGCTGCTGCCGCACGCCGAGGTGCACGTCCTCGACGCCTGCGGGCACGCGCTCACCCTCGACTGCGCCGGACGGGTGTCGGCGCTGATGGCAGACTTCCTCCGTGATCACTGA
- a CDS encoding RNA polymerase sigma factor, translating into MITDRGAELVRAAQGGDTLAMADLLDELTPYVARICGGIALGGGADAAQETLIVVFRTLKGLRDPQALRGWVRVIAVREAVRVARQDSRAVPVELSELPDRGTAHLAADIRAVLAGLSPEHRAILVLRDLEGLDEQATAELLAVSKGTVKSRLHRARASFRKAWTS; encoded by the coding sequence GTGATCACTGACCGGGGCGCGGAGCTGGTCCGGGCCGCGCAGGGCGGGGACACCCTCGCGATGGCCGACCTGCTCGACGAGCTGACGCCGTACGTGGCGCGGATCTGCGGGGGCATCGCGCTGGGCGGCGGGGCGGACGCGGCGCAGGAGACGCTGATCGTGGTGTTCCGTACCCTCAAGGGTCTCCGCGATCCGCAGGCCCTGCGCGGCTGGGTGCGGGTGATCGCCGTCCGCGAGGCGGTGCGGGTCGCCCGGCAGGACTCCCGGGCCGTGCCGGTCGAACTGTCCGAGCTGCCCGACCGGGGCACCGCGCACCTGGCGGCCGACATCCGGGCCGTCCTCGCCGGACTCAGCCCCGAACACCGCGCGATCCTCGTCCTGCGCGACCTGGAGGGTCTGGACGAACAGGCCACGGCGGAACTGCTCGCCGTGTCGAAGGGCACCGTCAAGTCCCGGCTGCACCGGGCCAGGGCCAGCTTCCGGAAGGCGTGGACGTCATGA
- a CDS encoding esterase/lipase family protein: MPLTRLRTVVAAALLATGLLFGTTAPATASVADSADSQIADPPGANDWSCRPSAAHPNPVVLVHGTFANQYENWLVLSPLLKSKGYCVYALTYGLTGDSWTSTGSGIVLPIGGLRPVAESAAQLATFVDRVRASTGAAKVDIVGHSQGGMMPRYYLKFLGGAAKVDKLVGLAPSNHGTTLSGIANLADHFPGIAQLVYTACPACQDQVVGSATLTKLNAGGDTVPGVRYTVISTWYDQVVTPYRTQFLSGPDVANRVVQDSCPVAIPEHVAMAFSPTALHHVTNALDPAHATPVFCG; the protein is encoded by the coding sequence GTGCCCCTCACCCGCCTTCGTACCGTCGTCGCCGCCGCCCTCCTCGCCACCGGCCTGCTGTTCGGCACCACGGCACCGGCCACGGCGTCGGTCGCCGACAGCGCCGACAGCCAGATCGCCGACCCACCCGGGGCCAACGACTGGTCGTGCCGGCCCAGTGCCGCGCACCCCAACCCGGTCGTGCTCGTGCACGGCACGTTCGCCAACCAGTACGAGAACTGGCTGGTGCTGTCCCCGCTGCTCAAGAGCAAGGGGTACTGCGTCTACGCCCTCACCTACGGCCTGACCGGTGACAGCTGGACCTCGACCGGGAGCGGCATCGTGCTCCCGATCGGCGGGCTGCGGCCGGTGGCCGAGTCGGCGGCGCAGCTCGCGACGTTCGTCGACCGGGTGCGCGCGAGCACCGGCGCGGCCAAGGTGGACATCGTCGGGCACTCCCAGGGCGGCATGATGCCGCGGTACTACCTGAAGTTCCTGGGCGGGGCCGCCAAGGTCGACAAGCTCGTCGGCCTCGCGCCCAGCAACCACGGCACCACCCTGTCGGGCATCGCGAATCTCGCCGACCACTTCCCCGGCATCGCCCAGCTCGTCTACACCGCGTGCCCGGCCTGCCAGGACCAGGTGGTCGGCTCGGCGACCCTGACGAAGCTCAACGCCGGCGGGGACACGGTGCCGGGCGTGCGCTACACGGTCATCTCCACCTGGTACGACCAGGTGGTCACGCCCTACCGGACGCAGTTCCTGTCCGGGCCGGACGTGGCCAACCGGGTCGTGCAGGACTCCTGCCCGGTGGCGATCCCCGAGCACGTGGCGATGGCGTTCAGCCCGACGGCCCTGCACCACGTGACCAACGCCCTGGACCCGGCGCACGCGACCCCGGTGTTCTGCGGCTGA
- a CDS encoding helix-turn-helix domain-containing protein: protein MTEHNAAPLVIAGRPLVERFLAAVPAMTRAVVTELVDVVPVYGLMPSEELAGDIPRIVERTLRTFGEVLRSRGVPGAETLAGIRESAARRAEEGVPIDAVLTAYHLGARVCLGHVAGDAGPGDVGDLLATQRLILDFLQRVTSAVAAGYVEERQADDHSARQALLAALLDGLLVEPAAARAGVRLPPCYLVLSLHLATHPDEAPGAAVAARRKVRRVRVELEHQAAEPVLSMLTADGGVALVPCPTAPEALTDADWRRFAEIAARLGRAAGTEVLAGAAVAAPRAVAEAAVLAREILGVARTFGRRSGLFRLADLLVEYQLTRPSAARDQLAGLLGPLDAELLATLRAYVASGLSRQRAARHLHVHPNTVDYRLRKVAALTGLDASQAGELPRIAAALAARDAVDGR, encoded by the coding sequence GTGACCGAGCACAACGCGGCACCGTTGGTGATCGCGGGCCGGCCGCTCGTCGAACGGTTCCTGGCCGCGGTGCCGGCGATGACCCGCGCCGTCGTCACCGAGCTGGTCGACGTCGTCCCCGTCTACGGCCTGATGCCCAGCGAGGAACTCGCCGGCGACATCCCCCGGATCGTGGAGCGCACCCTGCGCACCTTCGGCGAGGTGCTGCGCAGCCGCGGGGTGCCCGGCGCGGAGACCCTGGCCGGGATCCGCGAGTCGGCGGCCCGGCGCGCGGAGGAGGGGGTGCCGATCGACGCGGTGCTCACGGCCTACCACCTCGGGGCCAGGGTCTGCCTCGGCCACGTGGCCGGCGACGCGGGCCCCGGCGACGTCGGAGACCTGCTCGCCACCCAGCGGCTGATCCTGGACTTCCTGCAACGCGTCACGTCCGCCGTCGCCGCCGGCTACGTCGAGGAGCGCCAGGCCGACGACCACTCCGCCCGCCAGGCGCTGCTCGCCGCGCTCCTCGACGGGCTGCTGGTCGAGCCGGCCGCCGCCCGGGCCGGGGTCCGGCTCCCGCCGTGCTACCTGGTCCTGAGCCTGCACCTGGCCACCCACCCGGACGAGGCTCCGGGCGCGGCGGTCGCGGCGCGGCGGAAGGTCCGGCGGGTCCGGGTGGAACTCGAACACCAGGCCGCCGAGCCCGTGCTGTCGATGCTCACCGCCGACGGCGGCGTCGCGCTGGTCCCGTGCCCGACCGCGCCGGAGGCCCTGACCGACGCGGACTGGCGCCGGTTCGCGGAGATCGCCGCCCGCCTCGGCCGGGCCGCCGGTACGGAGGTGCTGGCGGGCGCCGCCGTCGCCGCCCCGCGCGCGGTGGCCGAGGCCGCCGTCCTGGCCAGGGAGATCCTGGGCGTGGCCCGGACGTTCGGCCGCCGGTCCGGGCTGTTCCGGCTCGCGGACCTGCTGGTGGAGTACCAGCTCACCCGGCCGTCGGCCGCCCGCGACCAGCTCGCGGGGCTCCTCGGCCCGCTCGACGCCGAACTGCTGGCGACCCTGCGCGCCTATGTGGCCAGCGGCCTGAGCCGCCAGCGCGCCGCCCGACACCTGCACGTGCACCCCAACACGGTGGACTACCGCCTGCGCAAGGTCGCCGCGCTCACCGGGCTCGACGCCAGCCAGGCCGGCGAGCTGCCGAGGATCGCCGCGGCGCTGGCGGCCAGGGACGCCGTGGACGGGCGCTAG